The genomic segment TGAGCCCGGTCTGGCCGATGTCAAGATCCAGAAGAACGCCAAGGGCGAGCTCGTGATGACCGGTAAGGTCGCCGATCAGGCGTTGAAGGCTAAGGCCGAGGAGCTGATCAAGGCTGCGGGCGGCACCGTTAAGAACGCGATCATTGTTGGTAAGTAGGAAGTAAGACCATGCCGTACACCATTGAAGGTATTTCAATCGAGGGCATCACCGAGCCCATCCTAGGTGAGGGGACGACCTTTGTCCCGCTCGCCAATGTCTCCCAGGCTCTGGGGGGCTACGCCGACTACGACCATGAGACCAAGGTTGCCCATATCAAGCTGGGCGACTATGATTTTCATGTTCAGGCAGACAACCCCATTATCGAGATCAACGGGTCGCCGATCGAGCTTCAGGCCGCGCCGTTTATCGACGTGGACTCGATGTTTGTTCCCGTGCGCCTCTTCGAGACCCTAGGCTTCTCGATGAGTGTCGACGGTGACCATATCTCCCTCGCCACGCCGTAGGCGCTCGGAGAAAGACGCGAGGCGCTGGGGCAGAAAGCTGCCCTGGCGCTTTTTGCTTTCTGGGAACCGTGTCGCCCGCCGCGTGTCTCTGGGAGTATGTCACTAGACCAGGCGCTACGCCAGCTTAAAGATGCCTTTCCGATCACTGGGGAGACCTTGCCTACGCTATTTGTAGGCCACGGGAACCCGATGAACGCTATCGAGGACAACCCCTACAGCCGTGCTTGGGAGCAGCTGGGGGCGGCGCTCCCCAACCCCAAGGCGATCCTCTGTGTCTCCGCCCACTGGGAGACCCAGGGAACCCAGGTCACGGCGATGGAGCAGCCCCGGACGATCCATGACTTTGGTGGCTTTCCTCCCGAGCTCTTTGCGGTCGAGTACCCCGCGCCCGGCTCTCCCGAGCTCGCGGAGCTGGCGCGTGAGACGCTCTCCGAGACGACTCCCGTGGGGCTCGATCAGCATTGGGGACTGGACCACGGGGCCTGGTCGGTGCTGTGCCGGATGTTTCCTGCGGCGCGGGTGCCCGTGGTTCAGCTGAGCCTCGACCGGAGCCAGTCGCCCGCGTTTCACTACGCCCTGGGACGCGAGCTCCGCAGCCTCCGCGAGCGTGGGGTCTTGGTGGTGAGTAGCGGCAACGTGGTCCATAACCTGCGTCAGGCGCGCTGGGTCGATGTGGCGGCGGACTGGGCGCTGGCCTTCGACAGCACCGTCAAGGAGCGCATCTTGACGGGAGACCACGAGGCCTTGGTGGACTACATCAAGCTCGGGCAAGAGGCGCAGCTCTCCATTCCCACCAACGAGCACTACCTCCCGCTGCTCTATACCCTGGGGATGCAGCACGACGGCGAGGGGGTCTCGTTCTTCTCGGAGCACGTCACCCTCAACTCCATCTCGATGCGGACCGTGCTGATCGGCGGGTAAGGCCTACTTCTGGACCACGCGCACCGCGATCCGTCGGTTCTGTGCTCGTCCCGCCTCAGTCGCGTTATCCCCAACGGGGTTCTCGCCGCCGTAGCCCTCCGCCTCAAGGCGTGCGCTCTCGATCCCGCGCTCCGTGAGGGCCTTCAGGACCGCATGCGCACGCTCGTCGGAGAGCTTTTTGTTGGCGTCGGCGCTCCCCAGGTTGTCGGTGAAGCCGCCGATCTTGAGGTGAACCTTGGGGAAGGCCTTCAGGATCGCGGCGATATTCTCCAGCTGAGGGAGCGCCTCGGGCTTGAGAACGGGCTTGCTGGTCTCAAAGCGCAGGCGGTCGAAGGTAAACCAGGTGGTCTGGTCCACGGGCTTTGTCTGGATAAAGGCGATCAGCTGGCTCTCGATCCCGCTAGCCGCCCCTTTGAGCACGGCACCTCCCGGAAGCGCGATATCGGTCAGTGCGACCTTGGGCTCGGGGCTTGGAGTGGGCTCTGGGGTAGGAGTCGCTGGCGCGACCGGGGTCGCCGGGACACTGGTGGCCGGCGGCGGAGGAGGGGGCGTGCTACCCGAGTCGGGGACAGTGCTCGGGGACGCGGGCGTGCTTGCCTGCTTCTCAGAGGAGCTACCTCGCAGGAGCAAGAACCCGGAGATGAATACCATGAGCGCAAGGACGCTGGGGAGGAGCCACTTGGGGCCAAGGGATGAGTCGGTCTCAGCTGCCATCGAGGGATTCCTTTTTCGTGTCTAGCGGCGGCGTTTCATAAAGCTATAGATCGTATCGGCACCGGTGTGGAGCGCGGTGCCAAAGATCAGCCCAACCAGGGCCATGATAGTCGCGCGAGGGTTGTGGGCGTAGATGTCCTGACAGAGGTCCCAGGGTGTCCGTTCGGGGGCGCCCGGCCCAAGTCCCGATGCCTGTCGAATCCCCCATAAGACCGCCCAAGCGAGGAGCCAGACCATGCCCATGAGGTAGCCAACCCGCATCAAGGGCGAGAGAAGCCAGGAGTGGGAGACCCAGGAGCGGTGTGGGACGAACTTCTGGTAGGGGTACCAGAGAAAGCGCAGTGGCCCCCAGCGCCGGTAGATCGACGAGTCCAGGTCCAGGTCGGGCGAGAGCATCCAGCCGGAGAAGAGGGTGGCGACCACGAGGGTCGCGGCGATCTTCCAGTCCTGGGGAGCGGGGGTTAGGTACCACCACACAGGAACGGCCAAGCCCGCGCCGATGGCGGTGATACGATCGTGGACCTTCCCCGAGGGCACGGAGGCTTACCCTACAAACTCACGGAGCAGGTGCAGGCTATCGGGGCTCCGAAGCTTGCCCATAGCCTTGCTCTCGATCTGACGCACGCGCTCACGGGTGACACGCAGGTGCCGCCCGACCTCTTCCAAGGTCTGCGGGGTACCGTCGCCGTGCAGGCCGTAGCGCAGCGCGACCACGTCCCGCTCGCGCTCGGTGAGCTGCTCCAGAACCCGCTCAAGCTGGTCACGGAGCACGCGGCGGCTGGCGGCATCGGTGGGGCAGAGTGCATTGGGGTCGGGGATGAAGTCGAGGGGGCAGGTGGTCTCGGACTCCTCGCCGGAGGGGCCATCGAGGGAGAGCGGCTCAGGGAGCGCCCGGAGCGCCTCTTGAATCCGCGAGACCGGGAGCTGGAGGCGGAAGGCAAGCTCCTCGGTGGTGGGGTTGCGCCCGAGCTCCTGGCGGAGAAACTGGCTGGTGCGCAGCAGGCGCTGGATAAAGTCGATCATGTGCACAGGGAGCCGGATGGTGCGGCTCTGCTCCGCGAGGGCACGGAGGATCGCCTGACGAATCCACCAGGTCGCACAGGTCGAAAACTTAAAGCCCTTGCGCCAGTCGTACTTCTCCACCGCCCGTAGTAGCCCCACATTGCCCTCTTGAATGAGATCCGCAAGGGTCAGTCCACGGCCCTGGTAGCGGCGCGCAATCGAGACAACCAGGCGCAGGTTCGCCTCCGCAAGCCGGGCGCGGGCATCGTCGTCGCCCCGCTCGATCTGCTGTGCCAGGCGGATCTCTTGGTCCAGGGTCAGCAGGCGGCTTCGGCCCGCAACATGGAGCCAGCTGCCCAGGCCATCTTCGAGGATGCTATCGGTGGATTCTATCAAAATCGCTGGTTTACTCCCTGAAGGCATAACATGCATTCACAGGGTAGACTCGCCTCCCCGCTTCTTGGCAAGAGTCCAGGCCTGTAGAGCCAGTATTTCGTCATTGGTGAGTCCAATTCCTTCTGTCCGCTTGGCCTGAATCGCACGAATATGCGGAGGCGGGTGGCGCAGAGCCAGCTCATTGACACAGTCATGAAGCGCTTCCTCCGAGAGAGGGGCATCGGCGTTGGTGGGGACGAGGTAGCGGGTGGCAAAGAACGCGAGTTCCTGGTCGATGAGCTGGTCCAGTGCGCGCTGGAGCGACATCCGGCCCGCCAGGAGGGGATAGAGCGCCTCGACCAGCTGTCGCCCCTGCGGATGGTTGAAGAGCCCGCCTGGGGAGCAGGCAAGCGCCTTCGCGGCCCGCTCTAGCTCTCGCAGGGTCACCATCCGCCAGTCGTCGTCGAGCAGGCCCCGCAGGACCGCACGCTCGGCTTTCTCTAGCGCGGTGGTGGACGGTCCCGCAGGTGCCTCCGGACGGGGTGGTGGTGGGGGCTGACCGTAGCGGGGGCGTTGCTGCCAGCCTCCGCCCCCGCCTCCTCCGCTACTCTGGTTGTTGCGCTGCCAGTTGCCGCCGCCATTCCCGCCACCACTGCCTCGTTCGTAGCGGGGCCGGGGCACGGTCGGGACAAGGACATCGTCGCTGGGGGCTTGGGGCGTGCCGGGGCGCTGCGTGCGCCAGCGCTGGACCTCGGCGAGGATCGAGGCCTCCGCACGGGTCCCTGAGCCAAAGGCGGGGTGGTAGGGAGCGAGCCGCCCCACCAAGAGATCGAGCTCCAGCGACGAGCGCACCTCCGCGAGAAGGGGAATCGACTCCCGCAGGTAGCCCATGCGCCCGCTCTCGTCGGTGAGGTCGAACTGGCGCTTGAGGCCATCGAGGCGAAACTCAGGGACGGAGCGGGCGCTGTCCATGGCCTTGCGAAAGCCCGCGATATTGCCACGCCGGAGCATGGAGTCGGGGTCGTCGCCCTCGGGCATGGCTAGGATCTTGAGGGCAAACTCTGGGCCATGCGCCGTAAAGAGCTCCGCCGCCCGGAGCGCCGCGCGAATCCCGGCCTCGTCGGAGTCGAACGAGAGCAGGATATTCTTGGTGTAGCGCCCGAGGATGCGGATGTGCTCATCGGTGAGCGAGGTCCCGAGGGTGGCGACCACGTTCTCGATCCCCGCCTGGTGCGCCGCGATGACATCCATGTACCCCTCGACCACCAGCACCCGGTCGGCATCGCGGATGACATTGCGGGCACGGTTGAGACCGTAGAGAATCCGGCTCTTGGAGAAGACAGGGGTCTCCGGCGAGTTGAGGTACTTCGGCCCGACATTGGTATCGGGCGGGAGCTCGGGGTTGGGGATGATTCGTCCCCCAAAGGCGACTATTCGCTCCTGGACATCGATGATGGGGAAGATCAGCCGCCCCCGAAACTTATCCGTGAACTCGCCTTGAACCCGCCGCGACGGAAAGTTTAGCCCGGCTTGCTCCGCGGCGTCCATCGGGACCCCTCGGCTCTGAAGATGGCGGGAGAGGGCGCTCCACTCATCGGGGGCGTAGCCGATCTGGAAGTTCTCCAGGGTCTCGTGGGCGAGGCCGCGCTCCTTGATGTAGTCCTGTGCGAGCTTGGCCTTGCCCAAAAAAGCGCGGAAGAAGCGCGATGCCTCAGCGTTGGCGCTGTAGAGGCGCTCTTTCTCATCGCGCTGGCGGGCGGCCTCGGTGCTATCGACTCCAGTGCGTGTGAGGGTGATTCCCGCAAGCTGCGCCAGACGCTCGGCGGCCTCGGGGAAAGTCAGGTTCTCGGCCTTCATCACAAAGGCGAAGATATCCCCGCCGATCCCGCACTGGCCGTAGCAGCGCCAGAAGCTCTTGTCGGGATCGACATGAAACGAGGGGGTCCGCTCGTTGTGGAAGGGACAGAGGCCTTTAAACGTCCTCCCCGAGCGCTTCAGGGCCGTGTAGCGTGAGATAAACTCGACGAGGTCGACGCGTTCGCGGATCGTATCTTTCTCACTGAGTTCCATGGGGGACTCTATCATACCCCAAAAAAAACAAAACCCCCGGCGCGGAGAGCCGCGCCGGGGGCAGTGTGAGAGGTCTACTCGACCGAGTTGATCTGGATCGCGACAACCTTGTAGATGCCGTTGTACGGATCGGGGGTGCCGTTGACAAACTTCATGTTCATCAGCTGGAACTCGATGTGCTGCTTGGGGTAGGAGCAGACCAGGAGCTCACCGCTCTTCATCACGGACTTGGGGGTACCGTAGGTGCGGATCAGGTCCTTGTAGGTCGAGCCCAGGGTGATTCCCTTGGAGCTCTTGTCGCCCTTGGTGCGGGGCACATAGCCCGTCACACGGATCTGGGAGACCTTGCCCTCAGGGGAGATCAGGAAGTCGTAGCCAATAGCCTGCTTCTGCTTCTTGGCATCGAGTGCCTTCATGGAGTAGCTCCAGGTCACTTCCTGCTGAACCGTGGACGAAGACGTGGTCTGGCCAAAGCGTCCCATGCCGCTTCCGCCGCCCATGCCGCCGGGCATCCCGCTTCCACCACCGGCCATCATGCCATCGAGGTCGCCGCCGCCCATCAGGCCGCCGCCGCCCTTACCTGCACCACCGGGCATTCCCATGGGGCCGCTGCCACCCATGCCGGGGCGCTGCATGCCACCGTAGCCACCCATCATGGGGCCGCTGCCGCTCATGCCACCGCCGCCCATCATGGGACCGCTGCCGCTCATGCCGCCGGGCATTCCACTACCACCGGGCATTCCCGCGGGGGCCATTCCTGCACCAGGCATTCCGCTACCGCCGGGCATTCCCGCAGGGCCGGGGATTCCACCGCCCATGCCAAGGCCGCCGCCGCCACGCTTGCCGCCGCCCATCGGGCCACTACCGCCCATCATGCCGCCCATGCCCTCACCATCGAGACCACCGCCCATGCCGCCCATCATGCCGCCCTGGCCCGCGCCGCCACCGGCGGTGGGGGGACGAACCGCAACATCGCCGATCTGGATGTCGTTGGGGTTGCCAAAGGCGGTCAGAATCGACCGTGCCGACGAATTAATCCGGATTCCTGCAAGCGAGCGCTCAATCCCATCTTTCTGAGCATGTGCCGGGAACACACCCGACACTACCAGCGCCACGCCGCCGAAACCCACTACCTTTTGCCAGTTCATGAAACTCATCCTCCCAAAATTCTCCCCGATTGGGGGAGCCTACACTCGGAACTAGATGCCGCGTATTCTACCAGATTTTTTACAAAATGGTATAAAACTTCTTATTGTGTCCAATTCTCTCCACACCACTGCTCTTGCCTCGCTTCGCGAGGAGCGCTCCCTCACCGACTACCTGATCCAGGCGCGGGCGGAGCTGCGTGCCCGCTGGCTCCCCGAGACCGGGGGGCGAGCCTGGGCACAGGCACATAGCGACCTGCTCGATGCGGTGCTCCGACGCTTGCTAAGCCTTGCGGCGGAGCGCTCGGGGCAGAGCCCCCAGGGGATCGCTCTGCTCGCAACCGGAGGCTACGGACAGAGAGCCCTGGCTCCCTACTCCGATGTGGACCTGACCTTCTTGGTGGACCGCGACGATGACCCGCCGCTGCTCCGGGAGGCGTTTCGCCTCGTGATGGATGTCCTGATGGCCGGTGCCCGCATTAAAGTGGGCTACGCCTATCGCCATATCTCAGAGATCGGAGGAGACCGGCTGGATCATCAGACCCAGACCGCACTTCTCTCCGCTCGCCTGATCGCGGGCGATGGTGCGCTCTTTGCCCGTTTTGATCGCATCTATGGCCCCGGCCTTCACATTGCGGACTTCCTTTTTCGAAAAATTTCGGAGCGGGAGCGAATCCGGCAGAAAATGGGGACATCACCCTACCTGGTGGAGCCTGAGCTCAAAGAAGGCGCAGGAGGGCTACGCGACATTCAAACGGCGCTCTGGATGGCACGTGCACGCTTCGATAAGACCGGAGACTCGCTCTGGCGGGAGCTGGTGCGCCGGCATATCCTCACGGCATCGGAGAAGACACGCCTACAAGAGGCACGGGAGCACCTCTATAAGATTCGAAACCTCCTGCACCTACTCACCGACGAGCGCCGGGACCGGCTGAGCACGTCGCGGCAAGAGGAGATCGCCGCCCGGCTGGGAATCACCGACGAGGGAGGCATTCCCGCGGTCGAGGTGTTCATGCAGCGCCACTACCAGCGGACCGGGGATATCTACCACCTCTCGGAGAAGATCATGCAGCGCTGCCTGGAGGCCCCGCTCGCGCTGGGAACGGACTCGGGGCTGGCGTCGCTGCGCCGCACGGTGATTGTCGCCGAGCCACGCCGGGTCGCGGCCGATCCCCACTGGCCCCTCGCGGCTCTCGAGTTTTGCCAGCGCTACGAGCTAGAGCTCGCCCCCGCGACCATCGAGGCAATCGAGGAGCTGGTGGACAAAGAGGGGCTCTCGACCGACTCCGGGACCCGCTTTCTCAACCTGCTGATGCAGCCCGGCGATGTGGAGCAGACCCTGCGGCGGATGCACCGCACGGGTCTTCTTCGAGCGCTCCTCCCTGAGCTGGACGCCTGTATGGGGCTCGTTCCCTACGACCCCGCGCATGTCTGGACCGTGGGGGAGCACACGCTTCGGGTCCTGCAGAACCTCACCCGCCTGCGCCCCGACGCCC from the Armatimonas rosea genome contains:
- the ygiD gene encoding 4,5-DOPA dioxygenase extradiol, with the translated sequence MSLDQALRQLKDAFPITGETLPTLFVGHGNPMNAIEDNPYSRAWEQLGAALPNPKAILCVSAHWETQGTQVTAMEQPRTIHDFGGFPPELFAVEYPAPGSPELAELARETLSETTPVGLDQHWGLDHGAWSVLCRMFPAARVPVVQLSLDRSQSPAFHYALGRELRSLRERGVLVVSSGNVVHNLRQARWVDVAADWALAFDSTVKERILTGDHEALVDYIKLGQEAQLSIPTNEHYLPLLYTLGMQHDGEGVSFFSEHVTLNSISMRTVLIGG
- the dnaG gene encoding DNA primase, which translates into the protein MELSEKDTIRERVDLVEFISRYTALKRSGRTFKGLCPFHNERTPSFHVDPDKSFWRCYGQCGIGGDIFAFVMKAENLTFPEAAERLAQLAGITLTRTGVDSTEAARQRDEKERLYSANAEASRFFRAFLGKAKLAQDYIKERGLAHETLENFQIGYAPDEWSALSRHLQSRGVPMDAAEQAGLNFPSRRVQGEFTDKFRGRLIFPIIDVQERIVAFGGRIIPNPELPPDTNVGPKYLNSPETPVFSKSRILYGLNRARNVIRDADRVLVVEGYMDVIAAHQAGIENVVATLGTSLTDEHIRILGRYTKNILLSFDSDEAGIRAALRAAELFTAHGPEFALKILAMPEGDDPDSMLRRGNIAGFRKAMDSARSVPEFRLDGLKRQFDLTDESGRMGYLRESIPLLAEVRSSLELDLLVGRLAPYHPAFGSGTRAEASILAEVQRWRTQRPGTPQAPSDDVLVPTVPRPRYERGSGGGNGGGNWQRNNQSSGGGGGGGWQQRPRYGQPPPPPRPEAPAGPSTTALEKAERAVLRGLLDDDWRMVTLRELERAAKALACSPGGLFNHPQGRQLVEALYPLLAGRMSLQRALDQLIDQELAFFATRYLVPTNADAPLSEEALHDCVNELALRHPPPHIRAIQAKRTEGIGLTNDEILALQAWTLAKKRGGESTL
- a CDS encoding OmpA family protein; protein product: MAAETDSSLGPKWLLPSVLALMVFISGFLLLRGSSSEKQASTPASPSTVPDSGSTPPPPPPATSVPATPVAPATPTPEPTPSPEPKVALTDIALPGGAVLKGAASGIESQLIAFIQTKPVDQTTWFTFDRLRFETSKPVLKPEALPQLENIAAILKAFPKVHLKIGGFTDNLGSADANKKLSDERAHAVLKALTERGIESARLEAEGYGGENPVGDNATEAGRAQNRRIAVRVVQK
- a CDS encoding copper amine oxidase N-terminal domain-containing protein; this translates as MPYTIEGISIEGITEPILGEGTTFVPLANVSQALGGYADYDHETKVAHIKLGDYDFHVQADNPIIEINGSPIELQAAPFIDVDSMFVPVRLFETLGFSMSVDGDHISLATP
- a CDS encoding HD domain-containing protein produces the protein MSNSLHTTALASLREERSLTDYLIQARAELRARWLPETGGRAWAQAHSDLLDAVLRRLLSLAAERSGQSPQGIALLATGGYGQRALAPYSDVDLTFLVDRDDDPPLLREAFRLVMDVLMAGARIKVGYAYRHISEIGGDRLDHQTQTALLSARLIAGDGALFARFDRIYGPGLHIADFLFRKISERERIRQKMGTSPYLVEPELKEGAGGLRDIQTALWMARARFDKTGDSLWRELVRRHILTASEKTRLQEAREHLYKIRNLLHLLTDERRDRLSTSRQEEIAARLGITDEGGIPAVEVFMQRHYQRTGDIYHLSEKIMQRCLEAPLALGTDSGLASLRRTVIVAEPRRVAADPHWPLAALEFCQRYELELAPATIEAIEELVDKEGLSTDSGTRFLNLLMQPGDVEQTLRRMHRTGLLRALLPELDACMGLVPYDPAHVWTVGEHTLRVLQNLTRLRPDAPPDSGVPANYREVFASLESPATLYLGALLHDLGKQWPTLLDGTRAPHELTGAERATALCERLGAYPQRAESAVFLVRWHLLLAELSRLRDLTRPETIREVLRHVPDADHLKMLYLLTWADTSAVGPGVWTDMTARLLDELFGRTLGALESDQPDEDDPDEAARRLDGLRGRLRRRLASHATEEESAAIQSHTNAMPAAYLLNTSLETMTLHLAMIGALTSGEAEHGVVADLRTLPGTEQTELTLVAYDDPAPGLLAKITGVLYAYDIRLHAAQVFTRPAEGESGRAIVVDTLVIDHRDQPLDRNMRGELATALGKALGGEEPIPELLARRRRPEPSLGTLQNLRLEPTDGDHTLLDVIVPRGPGAIHALLRTVTAQGWNIHAARLSTWAGLIRCALYLSEATPGAGGDLKAALSGG
- a CDS encoding sigma-70 family RNA polymerase sigma factor, with the translated sequence MIESTDSILEDGLGSWLHVAGRSRLLTLDQEIRLAQQIERGDDDARARLAEANLRLVVSIARRYQGRGLTLADLIQEGNVGLLRAVEKYDWRKGFKFSTCATWWIRQAILRALAEQSRTIRLPVHMIDFIQRLLRTSQFLRQELGRNPTTEELAFRLQLPVSRIQEALRALPEPLSLDGPSGEESETTCPLDFIPDPNALCPTDAASRRVLRDQLERVLEQLTERERDVVALRYGLHGDGTPQTLEEVGRHLRVTRERVRQIESKAMGKLRSPDSLHLLREFVG
- a CDS encoding DUF2227 family putative metal-binding protein, whose amino-acid sequence is MPSGKVHDRITAIGAGLAVPVWWYLTPAPQDWKIAATLVVATLFSGWMLSPDLDLDSSIYRRWGPLRFLWYPYQKFVPHRSWVSHSWLLSPLMRVGYLMGMVWLLAWAVLWGIRQASGLGPGAPERTPWDLCQDIYAHNPRATIMALVGLIFGTALHTGADTIYSFMKRRR